In one Bacillus thuringiensis genomic region, the following are encoded:
- a CDS encoding phage holin gives MGNFDAASISRYVVLVIAVINSVLNLIGYQTIDDKITNDLVAVITGAFTLYMAWKNNYLSNKGLQQKDVLEKNSLH, from the coding sequence ATGGGGAACTTTGATGCAGCTTCAATTAGTCGTTATGTCGTATTAGTAATTGCTGTGATTAATAGTGTCTTAAATCTGATTGGATACCAAACGATTGATGACAAAATTACAAACGATTTAGTAGCCGTAATTACAGGAGCATTTACTTTGTATATGGCTTGGAAGAACAACTATTTGAGCAACAAAGGATTACAACAAAAAGATGTATTAGAAAAAAATAGCTTACACTAA